Sequence from the Luteibacter aegosomaticola genome:
ATAGTTTCATCCGGGCGAAAAAAAGCGCCGTTCCGGCTGATGGACCGGACGGCGCCAGGCCTGGCGATGGGGGATTCCGGGGGGACGCCAGGCAGGTTCATCGTGCCCGCCGGAGCACCATGCGAAGCGTGACGGCCGTCTCGCTTTCCCCGCGCCACCGTTTCTACATAGCGGTAAGTCCGGGTGGCACACCGCATAAGGAATTCTTGAACCCGAAGCTACCTATGAGTGCTTGAAAGTGCTCATCCGTGACGATCAGTCAAAGCTGATTTTCCGCGCGAGGTATCACAGCGCCTCGTGGCCGGCCCCAGAGATAGCGGCAGGCGGCTCATGTCGAGCCGGCCGTACCATCAAGGGAAACGCCATGAGCAAGCTGAAAGACAAGGTCGCCATCGTTACCGGCGCATCGAAGGGTATTGGCGCGGGTATCGCGAAGTCGCTGGCAGCGGAAGGCGCCAGCGTCGTCGTGAACTATGCGTCCAGCAAGGAAGGCGCAGAGAAGGTCGTCGCCGAGATCAAGGCGGCCGGCGGCAAGGCCGTGGCCGTGGGCGCCGATGTGAGCAAGGAAGCCGATGCCGGCAAGCTGGTCTCTGCCGCGATCGAGAACTTTGGCCGCCTGGATATCGTGGTGAACAACTCGGGCGTCTACGAGTTCGCACCGGTCGAGAACAACACCGAGGCAGTGTACCGCCGCATGTTCGACACCAATGTGCTCGGCCCGCTGCTGGTGACGCGCGCCGCCTCGCCGCATCTCGGCAAGGGTGGCAGCATCATCAATATCGGTTCGGCGGTTACCCGCCTGCTGCCGGCTGAAAGCGCGATCTACACCGGCACCAAGGGTGCGCTCGACGCGATCACCGGCGTGTTCTCGCGCGAGCTTGGCCCGCGCGGCATCCGCGTGAACTCGGTTAACCCCGGCATGGTCGAGACCGAAGGCACCCACACCGCCGGCTTCATCGGCTCCGACTTCCAGGGCTGGGCTGAAGGCCAGACCCCGCTCGGCCGCATCGGCCAGGTCGGCGATATCGCGCCGATCGTGACCTTCCTCGCGTCGGATGATGCGGGCTGGGTGACGGGTGAGCTGATTCTCGCTTCGGGTGGTATGCGGTAACTGAGGCAAGTGCATCGCGAGCAAGCTCGCTCCTACAAGAGCCTATGCGCTGTTGTAGGAGCGAGCTTGCTCGCGATCGGCATTAGCCGCCCGCCTCGCACTTATCCTCAGGGCAAGCAAAATCCACCTGCGCACCACGCCCGACGGTGATCTTGATGTTCTTGCGCGTATCGAGCGTCTGCCCCTCCCGCTCAAGCACGACGGTGTACTCGCCCATCGGCAACGGCGTCAGGGTGTAACGGCCCCTGCCATTGATCTCGGCGTGACGCTGCGAGCCGGTGCTGCTCGTGGCGGTGACAGACGCGCCGGCCGGCCCGTGCCCAAAGATGCTGCCGGCCGTACCCTGCGCATGGGCCACCGACGCTGCGACGGCCAACAGGCCTGCGAAGACAAAACGTACTTTCACTTCCCCTACCCCTCTGGTTGCTTACTTCATCATGCTTCCCGGCAGGCCCGTACTACGGGAAGCGCTTTTCAGTTAAGGCGATTGCAGTGCCGGCGTGGTCTTCTCCAGGATCTTCATCGCCTCGGCGTTCTGCCGCTCCCACGCCTTGATCTCCTCCGGTGTCCGGGGGAGGTGGTCCTGCGTGACCGCACGACTACCAGGCACGGTCGCCGCTTGCGGCGTGGCAGCCTCTCTCGTTGCATAGTGCGCGAAAGGCCGCGATTCGGCGGCCGTTGTGGCATGGGACGGGGCGGCGTGCGGCGCCAGGGTCGCCTTGCGAATCAGGTATTGATAAATAAAAAGGCTGGCAACCGTCGCGGCGATGGCCGCGGCGAACATCGCCGCATCCTTTCGCTTCACACCGCTGGCGCGCGCAGGCATGGGCGGCAGGCCTCCCGCGGAAAGAGGCACGGTCACCAGGCCGGTGGTCTGCAGGGCAACCTCATCGATGGGGCCGATCATCAAACGGACGCTCGCACCATCGATCAGCGTGATGCCCGGAAATCGTGATGCGGATTCGATCGCCGCCCGGGTGAACTCACCGGAGGTAACGAGGATGGCCCCCGTCGCACCGGCGGTATGCATGACCCCGATCAGCTCGTGCACCGGATTGTGCGGCACCTGCAGGACATTCCAGTGTTTGCACTGCACGACGAGGAACGCGTCGTCCTTGTAGAGCTTGAGGTCGATGCCGCCATCGGTCTGGCCGGTACCGCGCCCTGTGCCGGTGTGTTCCACCCGGTAGCCCTGGCTGGCGTAGTACGCCCCCACCCGTCTTTCGAAATCATCCCAGCCGACACGACTGAGGGCGTCGGTCCAACGCTCGCTCACGCGTTTCGCGTGGCGGCTCATGCGAAGCACCTGGCGCACACGGCGCACGCGGTATCCCTGACGCGCCTTCCGGCGCCGTGGCAACGATCCATGCTGGCTCCCCTTGCCGGGTGCGGCCCCCTTGGCCGGATACCGGTCCGCCCGATGGTATGCGGCCCGAGGGGCCGTTGGATAGGGGGATGCTTAGCTGCCCGCCGAAACGGGGAACAGCGACGCGGCCAGGTGATCGATGAAGGCACGCAGCCGGGGCGGCATGTGCCGGCTGGACGGCCAGACGGCACGGAAAACGTTCGCATGCTCGATGTGCTCGTCCAGGACGCGCACGAGCCGGTGGTCACGCACGCTGTGCTGCACGATAAAGTCCGGGAGGCAGGTGATCCCCGCGTCGGCTTCGGCCATCTCCAGCAAGGGGGCCAGGGTGCTCGCTGCCGCTGCGACCGGGAGCGCCAGCTCCTGCTCTCCTGTCGCCCGGCGGATAGGCCACGGCTCGAGCTTGCCCGTCGTAGGGTACCGGTGGTGAAGCAAGGCATGGGCTCGCAGGTCCGCCGGAACGATGGGCGTACCAGCGCGCGCGAGATACGCCGGCGACGCCACAAGCACCAGGTGGTACACGCCAATCCGCTTCGACATCAACCGCGAATCCACCCCTTCACCGGTGCGTACCGCTAGGTCGAATCCTTCGTCGACGATATCGACCAGGCGGTCGCTGAAGTCGAGATCCAGTTCGATGTCGGGATAGCGCTGGAGGAAGCTTGCCATCGCCGGTGCGAACAACCTGCCCAGTTGCGGTAGCGTGACCCGCAGCTTGCCTTTCGGCGCGGCATGCTGGCCCGCCAGCTCACTCTCTACCGCATCCACCTCGGCGAGGATCCGGCGGCAGCTCTCCAGCAGGCGCTCGCCCTCGGGCGTGAGCGATACGCTGCGCGTCGTACGGTGGAACAGGCGCACGCCAAGGTGCGCCTCGAGCCGGACAATGGTCTTTCCCACGGCAGAGGCGGACAGCCCCATCCGCCGGCCCGCGTCGGTGAAACTGCGCGTTTCCGCCGCGTGGACGAAGGTGGTGAAGGAACTGAGGCTGTCCATGGTCATGCGCCTTGTCAGGCCGTGGCGGCGGCATATGCAGGGTAGTCGGTATAGCCTACCGCCGTGCCACCGTAGAACGTATCGCGATCGTAGTCGGCCAGCGGCCAGCCCTGCGCGATGCGCGCAGGCAGGTCGGGGTTGGAGATGAAATAGCGGCCGAATGCGACCAGATCCGCCGTGCCCTCTTCCACCAGGCTCGCCGCCGTTTCCGGCTTGAAGCCGCCAGCCGCCACCAGGGTGCCATGGAATACCTTGCGCAGCATGCGAGCGGCGAGCGGGTTCTGATCCTTCGACGCATCCTCCGCGTTACCGAGCACACGCGGTTCGATCAGGTGGAGATAAGCAATGCCCAGCGCGTCCAGCTCGGCGGCGACGTAGGTAAACAGCGCTTCCGGATCGGAATCATGCATGCCACCAAAGCTGCCGCTGGGACCGAGCCGCACGCCCACGCGCTCTTTGCCCCACACCGATATCGCGGCGCGGGTGATCTCGAGCAGGAAGCGCGCGCGGTTTTCGATCGAGCCGCCGTAGCGGTCGCTGCGCTGGTTGGAACCATCCTGCAGGAACTGGTCGATCAGGTACCCATTGGCCC
This genomic interval carries:
- a CDS encoding glucose 1-dehydrogenase translates to MSKLKDKVAIVTGASKGIGAGIAKSLAAEGASVVVNYASSKEGAEKVVAEIKAAGGKAVAVGADVSKEADAGKLVSAAIENFGRLDIVVNNSGVYEFAPVENNTEAVYRRMFDTNVLGPLLVTRAASPHLGKGGSIINIGSAVTRLLPAESAIYTGTKGALDAITGVFSRELGPRGIRVNSVNPGMVETEGTHTAGFIGSDFQGWAEGQTPLGRIGQVGDIAPIVTFLASDDAGWVTGELILASGGMR
- a CDS encoding carboxypeptidase-like regulatory domain-containing protein, which encodes MKVRFVFAGLLAVAASVAHAQGTAGSIFGHGPAGASVTATSSTGSQRHAEINGRGRYTLTPLPMGEYTVVLEREGQTLDTRKNIKITVGRGAQVDFACPEDKCEAGG
- a CDS encoding restriction endonuclease, coding for MSRHAKRVSERWTDALSRVGWDDFERRVGAYYASQGYRVEHTGTGRGTGQTDGGIDLKLYKDDAFLVVQCKHWNVLQVPHNPVHELIGVMHTAGATGAILVTSGEFTRAAIESASRFPGITLIDGASVRLMIGPIDEVALQTTGLVTVPLSAGGLPPMPARASGVKRKDAAMFAAAIAATVASLFIYQYLIRKATLAPHAAPSHATTAAESRPFAHYATREAATPQAATVPGSRAVTQDHLPRTPEEIKAWERQNAEAMKILEKTTPALQSP
- a CDS encoding LysR family transcriptional regulator — its product is MDSLSSFTTFVHAAETRSFTDAGRRMGLSASAVGKTIVRLEAHLGVRLFHRTTRSVSLTPEGERLLESCRRILAEVDAVESELAGQHAAPKGKLRVTLPQLGRLFAPAMASFLQRYPDIELDLDFSDRLVDIVDEGFDLAVRTGEGVDSRLMSKRIGVYHLVLVASPAYLARAGTPIVPADLRAHALLHHRYPTTGKLEPWPIRRATGEQELALPVAAAASTLAPLLEMAEADAGITCLPDFIVQHSVRDHRLVRVLDEHIEHANVFRAVWPSSRHMPPRLRAFIDHLAASLFPVSAGS
- a CDS encoding alkene reductase, coding for MNNVLFKPVRLGPYTLEHRIAMAPLTRMRSEQPGSQPGELMATYYDQRASQGGFIVSEATVVAPTGDGYLGSPGIYADAQIPGWKRVVDAVHAKGGVIFLQLYHAGRQSHVDMQPDGSLPVAPSVVDGYEGVAYTKNGWVPASPHRALAEAEVVGMVEQFRLAAERGKQAGFDGVEIHGANGYLIDQFLQDGSNQRSDRYGGSIENRARFLLEITRAAISVWGKERVGVRLGPSGSFGGMHDSDPEALFTYVAAELDALGIAYLHLIEPRVLGNAEDASKDQNPLAARMLRKVFHGTLVAAGGFKPETAASLVEEGTADLVAFGRYFISNPDLPARIAQGWPLADYDRDTFYGGTAVGYTDYPAYAAATA